A DNA window from Solanum lycopersicum chromosome 3, SLM_r2.1 contains the following coding sequences:
- the LOC101263673 gene encoding uncharacterized protein has translation MESSTSNLMLTVKFLLISIGAVSSAIAIKSSVPLILYEFPTIWSGLISWLKPPYLYALLNGIIIIIAATSRSNRKEQQQQSGEQSRSLISAETPPVYSDLVTVSRSKMSEHAPELVDEPEVFEVMPLNSIGTPPVNSDLVEVCTSEMCEYAPEVIDEPEVFEEKTEGVIEPLELVEVKSMVTIVNENEGENDEFVSSNSVFTPLPEVETELIQRLTTEKPLVTSRFSHRKPLMRTSPEGVKSLRVARVKRQETLESTWKKITEGRHVPLTRHLNKLDTWQHYNQNRRSESPIQNIKKALEPSPSQDELNRRVEAFIKKFNEEMRLQREQSLQQYTEMINRGV, from the exons ATGGAATCATCGACGAGCAATTTGATGTTAACGGTGAAATTTCTGTTAATTTCAATCGGAGCAGTTTCTTCAGCCATTGCTATTAAATCCTCTGTTCCGttgattttatatgaatttcCTACGATTTGGTCCGGTTTGATTTCATGGCTAAAGCCTCCGTATCTCTACGCTTTACTCAACGGTATAATCATTATCATCGCCGCCACTTCTCGATCAAATCGTAaggaacaacaacaacaatccgGCGAGCAATCACGGTCCTTAATTTCTGCCGAAACGCCTCCGGTGTACTCAGATTTGGTAACGGTTTCCAGATCTAAAATGTCGGAGCATGCGCCGGAACTGGTAGATGAACCGGAGGTGTTTGAGGTTATGCCGTTGAATTCTATCGGAACGCCTCCGGTGAACTCCGATTTGGTAGAAGTTTGTACATCGGAGATGTGTGAATATGCTCCTGAAGTGATAGATGAACCAGAAGTGTTTGAGGAGAAGACCGAAGGGGTAATTGAACCGCTGGAGTTGGTTGAAGTAAAATCAATGGTGACTATAGTGAATGAAAACGAAGgtgaaaatgatgaatttgTGAGTTCGAATTCGGTTTTTACGCCGTTGCCGGAAGTAGAAACGGAGCTAATTCAACGGCTAACGACTGAGAAACCGCTAGTTACTTCGAGGTTCAGTCATCGGAAACCGCTGATGAGGACGAGTCCTGAAG ggGTGAAATCACTAAGGGTGGCTAGAGTAAAGAGGCAAGAGACATTAGAGAGTACATGGAAGAAGATAACGGAAGGGCGTCACGTGCCTCTCACGAGGCACCTGAACAAGTTAGACACGTGGCAACATTATAACCAGAACCGGAGAAGTGAATCCCcgattcaaaatattaaaaaagcaCTTGAACCATCACCTAGTCAAGATGAGCTAAATCGGCGAGTTGAggcatttattaaaaaattcaacgAAGAAATGAGATTACAGAGAGAACAGTCATTACAACAATACACGGAGATGATTAATCGGGGAGTTTAA
- the LOC101263975 gene encoding sphingosine kinase 2-like isoform X2 — MPLGVVPAGTGNGMAKSLLDAVGLSCTASNATLAIIRGHKQSLDVATISQGLNRFFSVLMLAWGLIADIDIESEKYRWMGSARIDYYAIQRIFRLRRYNGCIKFVAAPGYETFGEPADPEGETISEVKSSLVQHKAYCGPALQMKDFNRKIEGPFVSVWLHNVPWGGEDALAAPDAKFSDGYLDLVVIKDCPKLTLLSLMTELNKGSHVKSPHVLYFKVKAFVLEPGTQLDDGSKEGIIDVDGEVLARGKGTYKSNYKTLMTYDKLYIKVDQGLATVFSPSTIS, encoded by the exons ATGCCTCTTGGAGTAGTACCTGCAG GCACCGGAAATGGCATGGCGAAGTCTCTTCTAGATGCTGTTGGTCTATCTTGTACTGCGTCCAATGCAACACTTGCTATTATTAGAG GACACAAGCAATCACTAGATGTAGCTACTATTTCACAGGGGCTGAACAGGTTTTTCAGTGTGCTGATGCTTGCCTGGG GACTTATAGCTGATATTGATATCGAGTCTGAGAAGTATAGATGGATGGGCAGTGCTCGAATAGATTATTAT GCAATACAACGAATATTCCGCCTCAGGAGGTACAATGGTTGTATAAAATTTGTGGCTGCACCAGGCTATGAAACTTTTGGAGAACCAGCTGACCCGGAAGGTGAAACTATTAGTGAAGTCAAATCGAGTCTAGTTCAGCACAAGGCATATTGTGGTCCTGCTTTGCAGATGAAGGATTTCAACCGTAAGATTGAGGGGCCTTTTGTATCAGTTTGGCTTCATAATGTACCTTGGGGAGGTGAAGATGCTCTCGCGGCACCTGATGCGAAG TTTTCTGATGGTTACTTGGACTTAGTCGTGATAAAGGACTGTCCAAAGTTAACGTTGCTATCATTGATGACCGAGTTGAACAAAGGCAGCCATGTAAAATCACCACATGTCTTGTACTTCAAG GTTAAAGCGTTTGTTCTGGAGCCTGGCACACAGTTAGATGATGGATCTAAAGAAGGGATTATAGATGTAGATGGTGAGGTTCTTGCAAGAGGTAAAGGAACTTACAAGTCAAATTACAAGACATTGATGACATATGACAAACTCTATATAAAAGTAGATCAAGGGTTGGCTACTGTTTTTTCTCCTAGTACCATttcttaa
- the LOC101263975 gene encoding sphingosine kinase 1-like isoform X1: protein MGNTKPIITAAPILSDRVRVNGVETPVTFTAEEGILRWSENRLSIAKEVLGITVEDSKIKIRAIKEKDDGGIICCGGNTKGTVRRSYNLEMLTEDSLRIWSQKLQEFIDSLGRPKRLFVLVNPYGGKRSASKIFIDSVKPLLDDANIDYTVQETKYQLHAKEVAKSLDILRFDGVVCVSGDGILVEVVNGLLEREDWDSAIKMPLGVVPAGTGNGMAKSLLDAVGLSCTASNATLAIIRGHKQSLDVATISQGLNRFFSVLMLAWGLIADIDIESEKYRWMGSARIDYYAIQRIFRLRRYNGCIKFVAAPGYETFGEPADPEGETISEVKSSLVQHKAYCGPALQMKDFNRKIEGPFVSVWLHNVPWGGEDALAAPDAKFSDGYLDLVVIKDCPKLTLLSLMTELNKGSHVKSPHVLYFKVKAFVLEPGTQLDDGSKEGIIDVDGEVLARGKGTYKSNYKTLMTYDKLYIKVDQGLATVFSPSTIS from the exons ATGGGTAACACGAAGCCCATTATTACTGCAGCTCCGATTCTATCGGACCGGGTTCGGGTTAACGGAGTTGAAACTCCGGTGACGTTTACGGCGGAGGAAGGTATACTCCGATGGAGTGAAAATCGCTTGTCGATTGCGAAAGAGGTTCTCGGGATTACCGTCGAAGATtcgaaaattaaaattagggcTATTAAGGAGAAGGACGATGGTGGAATTATTTGCTGCGGCGGGAACACTAAAGGTACTGTGAGGAGGAGTTATAATTTGGAAATGTTAACTGAGGATTCTCTTCGAATTTGGAGTCAAAAGCTTCAAGAGTTCATTGATTCACTtg GTCGGCCAAAGAGACTTTTTGTGTTAGTGAATCCTTATGGCGGAAAGAGATCTGCATCAAAGATTTTTATTGATAGTGTAAAGCCACTACTTGACGATGCAAATATCGACTATACAGTGCAAG AAACTAAATATCAGCTACATGCAAAGGAAGTTGCTAAATCATTGGATATTCTGAGATTTGATGGAGTTGTTTGTGTCAGCGGGGATGGAATTTTGGTTGAGGTAG TTAATGGCCTTCTTGAAAGAGAGGATTGGGATTCTGCAATAAAAATGCCTCTTGGAGTAGTACCTGCAG GCACCGGAAATGGCATGGCGAAGTCTCTTCTAGATGCTGTTGGTCTATCTTGTACTGCGTCCAATGCAACACTTGCTATTATTAGAG GACACAAGCAATCACTAGATGTAGCTACTATTTCACAGGGGCTGAACAGGTTTTTCAGTGTGCTGATGCTTGCCTGGG GACTTATAGCTGATATTGATATCGAGTCTGAGAAGTATAGATGGATGGGCAGTGCTCGAATAGATTATTAT GCAATACAACGAATATTCCGCCTCAGGAGGTACAATGGTTGTATAAAATTTGTGGCTGCACCAGGCTATGAAACTTTTGGAGAACCAGCTGACCCGGAAGGTGAAACTATTAGTGAAGTCAAATCGAGTCTAGTTCAGCACAAGGCATATTGTGGTCCTGCTTTGCAGATGAAGGATTTCAACCGTAAGATTGAGGGGCCTTTTGTATCAGTTTGGCTTCATAATGTACCTTGGGGAGGTGAAGATGCTCTCGCGGCACCTGATGCGAAG TTTTCTGATGGTTACTTGGACTTAGTCGTGATAAAGGACTGTCCAAAGTTAACGTTGCTATCATTGATGACCGAGTTGAACAAAGGCAGCCATGTAAAATCACCACATGTCTTGTACTTCAAG GTTAAAGCGTTTGTTCTGGAGCCTGGCACACAGTTAGATGATGGATCTAAAGAAGGGATTATAGATGTAGATGGTGAGGTTCTTGCAAGAGGTAAAGGAACTTACAAGTCAAATTACAAGACATTGATGACATATGACAAACTCTATATAAAAGTAGATCAAGGGTTGGCTACTGTTTTTTCTCCTAGTACCATttcttaa